The genomic interval gtcagtgggagaagggagaagggagaaaggtggggggaggagaagtgttctgaaggtgtggtatgattttttttcttcttttaggtctgttaataaacttctttatattctttcaagtttggtgcctgctttgcatttctcctaattctcatctcacagaaggtaaacagtaatgagtattttggaccaaaccactacacacaGTTAATATGACAGACAGATGATGAACTACTGAGTAAAAGCTGCCACATACTATTGCATCCTTTTCTGAAAAAGCTCTTCTCATATTGCACCATATCATGTCACAAGCATTTAGTCTTTTGTTCACTAGTTCTAAGATAGATTTGAGTCAAAATTCCTTATGTATGTGAATGGATGGTCTACTTAGCTTGTACCCTCCCTAACTTAGCTATTCTTTCTTAGGATTTCTGTTTATTCCCTGCTTCTGCTAAACCCAAGagctttttcttttggaattctCTAACATCAGCAATAATCTGTATTTTGCTATTAATACCTGATGCTGATTATCCCATCATTTGTCAATGCCATCTATCCTTATTATGAAGATCTTAGCATTTCAATATGAAATTTTAATAGTTCAGTGGCGAGGCATCCCATTTGTTGCATTTAGTTTCTGTTCTTACATTTTTATTGTTGTGTCTCCCTTTAGTGAGATTTTAGGTTTTTAAGAATATAGCTGCCTTTCTAACATCTAAATGTCGTATAATAAAACATTTCTTGGAGGAAAAATTACTTAGCAATAGTATTTTCAGGattgaagatcatctagttctatcccccctgctatgggcagggacaccttccactagaccaggttgctcaaagtcctatccagcctggccttgaacgcttccagggatgggacagcctcAACTTCTCTAGGTGAAGAGTTCAAGCTATTACCTGCCTGGGTGCAAGTTAGCAGCTCTTCTGCAGTTCCTGAAGAGTTTGCTGGTGAAATGAAGTCTGAGAGGCCAGGAGGTGTGAATGCATCTCCTGTTTCAGGTATTCCCTTGTGCCTGTGTCCCTCTGATCCTGCCCACTGTGGGCAGgccctcccctgccctgcccagggtcATCTCTAAGGGAGTCAGGgctctgtcacacacacacgTTTCACAACATCAGCCTTCTTGAAATGCAAGAagcatttccttaaaaaaaggagggggagaacTCTGGGAAAATACCAAAAATGAAGCAGAGGTTGTGACTTTTTGCAGTGGCAATTATTTTAAGTGAACTGCCTGTAAAGATTTTGCAGTTTGAAGTGGCAGGTTGCGTATTTTGTGAAGACAAGATTGTTAACATGTGAAACATGCTAAAAATTGACCGATAAAAGCACCTGGATATTTCAAACATAAATAGTGTGTATCAAAATATCTACAGAGCAGATGGCCTGACTCCCCACACACCTTGCTGACCAGAATACTCGAGCAACACACACAGCCAAAATCTCACTGTCTTCAAAGCTGATCATCGGCAAAGGCAAGGGTTATCCTCATGCTACCCTTTATCTGTCAGGCACAAACGCTCCTGCATACACTAATTAGTGTATCCTAGAGGGATAATGAACCCCAGGTTTGTTTGAACCTGTTACTACCCCAGCAAAGCAAATCACCTGTTCTAGAGCTCAGGCTCTCAAACGTTGGGTGAGATTAAAACAACTGTGAGCTGAAATCTGATCTACCGTGGAAAGGTTCCAAAACACAGAGGGCGGGGTTTGCCAACCCGCTCACAGTACCGCCTGCCACTGATAAACGGGCAACTGAGTCTGTTTCTCACTCTCATTTTTTACCTTGGACGCTAAGACCAGACATACCCATTCCATGGATTAACCGCGATGTAAGGCTTTTCATGCCTCGTGTGGTTCAACAGATGTGAAAGGGAATTACCACTTCAACATGATATCaagactggtttttttttttagctgatgGCAGATTACTAAGCCTGAATTCTTGTTTCATTTTAGTGTGTTAATTGATGGGATAATGAGCATTGATTATATGTGTTTTGGCTTCTCATTGCAATTACAGGCTCTGTTTTATTCATGAGCCAGTCCTAAAGAATGCACTAGAGATCTAAGACAGCTTAAACCTCTCAGAAAAAGGCTCTGAATTGTTTGAATAATGACAGTCTTAGATGGAAAATTAAAGGTTCTCTTTTCCCATGCTTTTTAAGATAATTAAAATCCAGGAACAGTAAGGTGGTGAACATCCTTATTCATTACCCTTCAGTAATTTAGCTTCTACTAAATgaggaaaacattttaattctCCAGGCCATCTGTTGCAGTCTCCTTTGTGTGTCCTGTTACATAAAGTCTCATCATGGATAGTTTTAACATCAGTATTGTATCCTTTCACCAGGAATGATGAGCTGGATGAGGTAGTTGAAGTGACTACCTATTAACAGACCACCCTGGGATTAAAGCAGCTGCTTGGTCTTTTAAGTTGAAGTTATCCTGTATAGACACCTCTAGGCAAAGGATCAGCAGAGAGGAGCCCCTGCATGGAGATAGGCAGTGTGACAAGCTGTGTTTTCTAATAGTGATATCCATGCTAATAAATAACAGAGTTCATCGGAGCCTTTCCAGTTCCTCTAATGTGTGACTGCTCTCCCATAtggctctgtgctgctttcAGAAGCAGGCACTCTCTGTTCAGGTAGGAACTACAGCAGAGGCTCCATGCTGGATGCTGCTTTGGAAGTGGTTTGGAGGCAGAGCAGGTCTCTTTGCACTGTGATGGGGAAATAGAATAAATATTAGAATAGAAGTGTGCTTACCTAGGATAAATGCTGGATCAGGAACTGGGAGATGCTTAGATTCTGACTCAAGCTGTAGGAAtaactcactttatagcttggGGCAAGTTACATTATCCCACACCGGGAAAGTTTCtcattaaaattataatttgtATAGATGAATGGATGCAGTGTCGAAGTTACTCCTGATGCAAAGTTACATCCCCACAGGTCTAAGAGGATCCAGGTTCCATTATGagtttggtttgtttctgtCAAATtctcctgtaaaaaaaaagccccactacttgccagcccagcagtgccttccaggggctgCTGTAGACCGCTGTATTTAGCTGGCTCCACGATTCCCAGGTAGTGTTTACATTATTGATAGGCATTGCTCCAAGCAGGCTGCTTCCACGGGGCAGAGCTTCAATTCATCTGCTTGCTATTATTCCCGTTGCTTGGAGATCACAAACACCCTCACCTCGAGATGTGTGGCTGCAGAACAAGTGTTCCCAGTATAAAACAGGATTCAGTCAATCAGCCAGCTCCTGCTTCCACCAAAAAAGAccctctggctgctgcaggcatGCCCAAGGGGTAAGTCATCGCTTTGTTCTGGCATCTGGGTGATGTGCCATTTGTCTTGGAGCTCATTATCTGGATGCGTTTGTCTCTATCACATGCTCTGTAATTGGTTTCTAGCAATTCAGCACAAGGTAAGCAGGTTTTAGGTTTTGATTGAAAGCCGGGAGGTGCTTCTCACAAATGTGAGTCCTCCTGGAAATAAAAGCTATGTGCCTGCTCCAAACTGAGAGGGCTGGTGAGGAGGGGATGGCAGACCCCTCTGCATTTTCCTGGGAATGGGTGTAAAACTGAGAAACTTCCAGGACCTATTTCATGTTCTGAAGAAATTACATGAAGTATGTTGCAATGTCCCtcacttaaaaataataatcagcTTGAGTAACAACTCCAGGCTACTCACTTAGGTGAGGGATTAGAAGCTGTGTGATGTTCTTGTGCTGCTTGTAGAGGCCATTTTCCTTTCCACTGTGAAGGAAAGGCAGTATTCCTTGGGAAGCCGAGTTCCTGGGGgattaaataaaacagaaatgagCAAGCTCATTCATGGAGAAATAAAATACCCAACACAATTTACCGGGTGATAATTGTGCCTCTCTGCTTTCTCACCACCAGCGTACCCATAGCCAAGCAGCTGACATCAATACAAGGTAAGGGGATCCCTTCATTGTCCCTTTGGGGTTCAGGTCTTTCACAGCCCACGTGCAGAAAATTCTGGTGATGTCACAGGGCTGCACAGGCTGTGCAGATCCTCAGCTGATGCAAGTCAGGAGGGTCTCATGGGTCCCTGTTCCAGGTGCTCCTTTGTTGTCACATCTCCTCTTCTGCTtgccttttcattaaaaattacaaCATAAATCATCTGTATAATCTCTGCTATTAGAGGCTTGTGAACATGCAGTCTTTTGGAGTCATGCATGAGTAGGGGGAATGAATCCAGCCAAAATCCCAAGTATGCCATAATGCTGAGGTGCAACACTAATGCTCAGACATGGACATTCCTGTGCAGCCAGCTTCCCAAATGGGCCATGTTTTCCCTGATACAGGTCTCTGGGAGTCCAAATGCATCCAGGAGATGGTCACCGTGGCCTGTCCCTGTGGTGTGGCAGGTCCTTGCTGGATGCCCAGGGTCAGGATAGACCAGATGGGTCTCAAGCCCCACACTGTGTCACAGCCCTAGCTCTGAAGGAAAGCTTCCTTCAGGGTGTGGTTCCATGGGGCATGAAGCGTGTTGCTGGCCCACTCCAAATAAAATCTGGGCCAGGTCCTCTGTGGGTATAAACAGTTTCAGTCTCATTAATGAAACTACACAGATTTCCATCCACCCAGGATGGTTCTAACAGATTCCTTTCAATTTTATCTCAAAagccttttctttgttttctttttttttggataaACTTTTCCTCTCTCCAGCCCTAAGAAAAGGCTCAGACCTTGAAAAGGCTTTTGCTACAGCAGCTTTGGTGTATAACAACTATGCTGACCCCAAGGGCAAGCTCAGCAAAGCTGAAACCAAGAGCTTACTACAATCCCAGTTTTGGCATGTCATACAGGTGAGGGGGTTTGCTgagtgggtggcactgggacagccCTGGCCGGGCAGTTTGGGTGCAGGAATGGCATCTCAGGCTCCATCCTGAAGCTGGGCAAACATCAGTCAGTGGGGTAATCCCAAGTGAGACTTTAGGGATTTGGTACAAACATATTCAGTGACTTAGTTGCTTTATGTTGAGCCTGTGTCTAACACACGGCCAAAGGAGGGGGACAGCAATAAACCATGGCCAATGCCTGGTTGAAtttgtttaaagaaaacagggcaattgcaaaaaaaaaaaaaaccaaccaaccaaccagatAAAAACCCTTGGATGATGACAAGAGGCTGTATttatgaagagaagaaacctgtgGCATTTAATAAGGTGTTTGGTGGTTTGCCAGAGCACTGACCCAGTACTGAgagccagccctgtgccacgGAGCCACGGTCCCTGCAGTGACTGGTGGGGTTCCTGGGAGAGAGGGGCAGAAAGCCCTCACCCACCTGGCCAGGTATGGTGAAAAACAGCCATAGCAGCCCTTGTGGCTGTAAACTtcctgcagggttttttttcccctccctaaattaaaaaaaaacaccaaagcaaaacaaaaattcccccattttATCAAGTGGTAGGGAAAGCTATATAGGACTAATAAAAAAAAGCTCAATTAAGTAAATGAGAGGGGTAATACCTGTTCttccaaaaataacaaaatcatGACTGGTTGGGGAGGGGAAATTGTCACCAAATTAGAAACTAGGCACCTTATTgaaaaagaattgaaaatatCAGTAGCTAATTAAACTTGGGATCCTGAGATGGTTTGGGAATTATTAAGCTAAAAAAACTATCCTGGAACTCCGGTGAGGTTTTTATGTAAGGAAATGGGAATAATAGATATGTTAAAGAATTCTAATAATCCATTCCAACAGGAATGTCCAACAAAACCAAGAGTAGCAGTACTAACGTCATGTCTGTAAAATCAACAGTTTCTGAGACCTTCacaatatatatttgtatatatttgAATATTAAATTTAGGAgcgttggttggttggttgtttcctCCTCCCAGTTTTATCAAGACACAGgactcccttttttcccagcagTTACCAGCTATATCATCATTGTCAGATTTTCAG from Aphelocoma coerulescens isolate FSJ_1873_10779 chromosome 12, UR_Acoe_1.0, whole genome shotgun sequence carries:
- the SNTN gene encoding sentan isoform X2 translates to MALCCFQKQALSVQALLQAGCFHGAELQFICLLLFPLLGDHKHPHLEMCGCRTSVPSIKQDSVNQPAPASTKKDPLAAAGMPKGVPIAKQLTSIQALRKGSDLEKAFATAALVYNNYADPKGKLSKAETKSLLQSQFWHVIQSTDPVLRASPVPRSHGPCSDWWGSWERGAESPHPPGQGQENKPKYQEIISFLDEESENKIDFEDFMFLLVSLTLMSDLLQEIKNVKTPK
- the SNTN gene encoding sentan isoform X1, yielding MDAVSKLLLMQSYIPTGLRGSRFHYEFGCFHGAELQFICLLLFPLLGDHKHPHLEMCGCRTSVPSIKQDSVNQPAPASTKKDPLAAAGMPKGVPIAKQLTSIQALRKGSDLEKAFATAALVYNNYADPKGKLSKAETKSLLQSQFWHVIQSTDPVLRASPVPRSHGPCSDWWGSWERGAESPHPPGQGQENKPKYQEIISFLDEESENKIDFEDFMFLLVSLTLMSDLLQEIKNVKTPK
- the SNTN gene encoding sentan isoform X3, producing the protein MDAVSKLLLMQSYIPTGLRGSRFHYEFGCFHGAELQFICLLLFPLLGDHKHPHLEMCGCRTSVPSIKQDSVNQPAPASTKKDPLAAAGMPKGVPIAKQLTSIQALRKGSDLEKAFATAALVYNNYADPKGKLSKAETKSLLQSQFWHVIQGQENKPKYQEIISFLDEESENKIDFEDFMFLLVSLTLMSDLLQEIKNVKTPK
- the SNTN gene encoding sentan isoform X4, with the translated sequence MDAVSKLLLMQSYIPTGLRGSRFHYEFGCFHGAELQFICLLLFPLLGDHKHPHLEMCGCRTSVPSIKQDSVNQPAPASTKKDPLAAAGMPKGVPIAKQLTSIQALRKGSDLEKAFATAALVYNNYADPKGKLSKAETKSLLQSQFWHVIQKNEYRCGHNNLNGKIEKYINTYIGPRKQTKVPGNNFLLG
- the SNTN gene encoding sentan isoform X5, with product MCGCRTSVPSIKQDSVNQPAPASTKKDPLAAAGMPKGVPIAKQLTSIQALRKGSDLEKAFATAALVYNNYADPKGKLSKAETKSLLQSQFWHVIQSTDPVLRASPVPRSHGPCSDWWGSWERGAESPHPPGQGQENKPKYQEIISFLDEESENKIDFEDFMFLLVSLTLMSDLLQEIKNVKTPK